The Oncorhynchus mykiss isolate Arlee chromosome 5, USDA_OmykA_1.1, whole genome shotgun sequence DNA window ttgtatttatcatcattagtcatttaggtcaacattggatcattcagagatcctcactgaacttctggagagagtttgctgcactgaaagtaaagcggctgaataattttgcacgcccaatttttcagtttttgatttgttaaaaaagtttgaaatatccaataaatgtcgttccacttcatgattgtgtcccacttgttgttgattcttcacaaaaaaatacagttttatatctttatgtttgaagcctgaaatgtggcaaaaggtcgcaaagttcaagggggccgaatactttcgcaaggcactgtacctttgactattggatgttcttataggcacttcagtattgccagtgtaacagtatatcttctgtccctctcctcgcccctacctgggctcgaaccaggaacacattgacaacagccacactcgaagcagtaGTAAcgacccatgcagagcaaggggaacaactactccaagtttcagagcgagtgacgtttgaaacactattagcgcgcaccccgctaactagctagccatttcacatcggttacaccagccattaggctgatagtcttgaagtcataaacagcgctgtggtTGCGAAGAGCTGCATGCAAAACACataaaagtgctgtttgaatgaatgcttacgagcctgctgctgcctaccatcgctcagtcagactgctctatcaaatatcaaatcatagacttaattataatataataacacacagaaatacgagcatttggtcattaatatggtcgaatccggaaactatcatttcgaaaacaaaacgtttattatttcagtgaaatacggaaccattcgttattttatctaatgggtggtatccctaagtctaaatattcttgttacattgtacaaccttcaatgttatgtcataattacgtaaaattctggcaaattagttcgcaatgagccaggctgctcaaactgttgcatataccctcactctgcgtgcaatgaacgcaagagaagtgacacaatttcacctgcttaatattgcttgctaacctggatttattttagctaaatatgcaggtttaaaaatatatacttctgtgtattgattttaagaaagacattggtgtttatgattaggtacagtcgtgcaacgattgtgcttttttcgcaaatgcgcttttgttcaATCATCCCCCAGTGTTGcttcgattatatgcaacgcaggacatgcttgATAAacaagtaatatcatcaaccatgtgtagttaactagtgattatgattgattgattgattgtttttttacaaggtaagtttaatgctagctagcaacttaccttggcttctactgcattcgcctaacaggcagtctccttgtggagtgcaatgagaggcagttggttagagcgttggactagttaactgtaaggttgcaagattgaatcccagagctgacatggtaaaaatctgtcattctgcccctgaacatggcagttaacccaccgttcctaggccatcattgaaaataagaatgtgttcttaactgacttgcctagttaaataaaggtgtacattttttttttaaatatgcaaaatcggcgtccaaaaatacagatttccggttgttatgaaaacttgaaatcgggcctaattaatcggccatccCGATTAATCGGTCACTCTCTAGCTGTAACTTGATCCTACTGCTATGACCTGATAGAGCGAGGCTGTAACTCCGCTCCCTTTCACTCCGCTCCCTTTCACATCTCTGCATCGCTCATGTCTCTTGGTGAGGTTTATGGCCACTATGAGAACTAGCTCAATGGCGATGACATTAGCTACCAAGTCATAATGTGCACAATATCTATCAAGGAGAGCGAGGTTAGGAAAAAAAGATGAAACAACGATGCACGTTCTGCCTGAATGACTCAAACCTGCTCATAGTTTGAGAATTTGGAGCGCGCGCGCACACCCGCTGATCTACACCGTTTCATAAACATGCAGGAAGATTCCTCCTTTCCCTATTACGACAATCAATTTAATCTGACTGTCACCACAAGTCAGATGGCTCCTTGCGGAACATGTTGCATGTTCATCGGGCTCCTTGTGGAACATGTTGCATGTTCATCGGGCTCCTTTGCGGATCATGTTGCATGTTTATCGGGCTTTTGAAATTCAACAGCGGGCTGCATTTTTTTGGGGAACCTATTGTTTGTTAAAATCCATTTGcggggcctcctgggtggcgcagcagtctaagtttgaggtgtccctaaagacccgggttcgattccaggctgtgtcacagctggctgtgactgggagacccatgaggcggctcacaattggcctagcgtcgtccgggttaggagagggtttggcaggcCGAGATTTCCTTGACcgatcgtgctctagcgactcctgtggtgggcctggGCATCATGCACGCTGACACtgtcaccaggtgtacggtgtttcctctgacacaatgGTGAGGCTGGCTTACGGGTTAAGcgggcagtgcggcttggctggtttgtgtttcggaggacgcacggatCTCGACCTCTGTACGGAAGTTgccgcgatgggacaagactgtaactgccaattggataccactaaaTTTTTTTTGGTCTCGCGGGCTGGACTGAAGTGCCCGGTGGGCCAGATGTGGTCTCTACTTTGCCCCCCCCCTGTAGGTTGACCATCGGCGAAGGGTCGATAAACTACTAAAAGCCAATATCTACCTGATATATCGGCTCAACAGATTATTGGTAGTACTCTACTAATAACCCAACCTTGTTCTGCAACAATTAAATGAAAGATAAGATATTGGAGAGTTTACTTTGCCCCTATATAAAACAATTCAATGTTGTCTATATTTATTGATCATCACCACGTTTACAAGTGGACTTTGGAATTGTTGCTGGAGTGGGCTTTAAAATAATATGGTTTTGATTATTAAATCGATATCGCCATACACTTACTTTACATTCATGATATGTGAATACTCAGACAAGTCTTCTATGTTTTTATAACAGGGTGATAACCTTGCTTTACAGATCACATCAGTGTAACCTCAAGGGAGGGATGCATTTTTTGAGTATTTAAACAGAGCCCCCAACTTTACCACCGAAACAAATCTGTGCTTATGCTGACTGTTCCAttcctgtatgtctccatagtaACGCTATATGGGGTGTTCACCAACCACAGCCATGTGGGTGTGGCCACACGCTGCCTGCTGCTAGAGCTGCTGGATGTTAGTGTGTCTGAGCTGCTGGTTAGTACCCAGGGCCAGGTGGGCAGTGGTGGTGCCCAGCAGCAGGGCCACTCCATGTGGCTGGTGCAGCACTGCGCAAGAGACATCCTGGAGGCCCTGGCCTTCCTCCACCGAGAGGGCTACGTCCACGCAGATCTCAAGCCCCGCAACGTGCTCTGGAGCGCAGACGACGAGTGCTTCAAACTCATCGACTTTGGACTCAGCTTCAAGGAGGGTAACCAGGTGAAGTGGAGTTGAGAACAGGGATTGGTGTGGGCTACATACCTCTAAGGAAGGGTTTTCAAGTTTGTTTTAGCATCTTTGTACGTTGATCAGTTATGCATAAAATTAGTTGACATACAACAAGGAAACAATTATATGGACCAGGCTAAACTTTGGTGTGTGTGGTTTTCTGCCCGTACAATAGTGTCCGTTCTTTCCTTGTGTGCTCCAAGGATGTGAAGTACATCCAGACGGATGGGTACCGTGCGCCGGAGGCTGAGCTTCAGAACTCGCTGGCCCAGGCGGGGCTGGAGGCGGAGGGTAACTCTGGCTGCTCGGCCACTGTGGACCTCTGGAGCCTGGGTATCATCCTGCTGGAGATGTACTCCGGCATCAAACTCAAAGACATTGTCAGGTCACCCAAGTGGAAGGTACGTCCACAGCACGGCACTCCGTCTCTGGGCCTGTATTGCCACTATACTGACTGTATAGGCTTTTGTTCCACCCCAGCACAAACACACCTATTTAAATGACTGTTCTTTACCACATTATTGTCATATACAATGCAGTGGACTCTGATCCACCTGTAGCTAATAGATCAATATGTTCTTcacatacagtgctttcagaaagtattcagaccccttcacttttccacattttcttacattacagccttattctaaaattgatttaaatagttttcaccccatcaatctacaaacgtaacccataatgacaaagcaaaaacaggcacatttattaaaaaggaaaactgaaatatcacatttacattagtattcagaccctttggcagcgattactgccttgagtcttgggtatgacactacaagcttggcacacctgtatttggggtgtttctcccattcttctctgcagatctctcaagctctgtcaggttggatggggagcgtcaatgcacagctattttcaggtctctccagagatgttcaatcgggttcaagtccgggctctggcttggccacgcaaagacaaagccactcctgtgttgtcttggctgtgtgcttagggtcgttgtcctgttggaaggtgaacattcaacccagcctgaggtcctgagcactctggagcagggtttcatcaaggatctctctctactttgctcctttcatctttctctcaatcctgactagtctcccagcccttgaaaaacacccccagagcatgatgctgccactcatGCTTCACCATAGATTTGGTatgtgccttctactgaggagtggcttccatctgaccaCTTTACAattaaagcctgattggtggagtgctgaggagatggttgtcattttggaaggttctctcatctccacagaggaactctggagctctttcagagtgaccattgggttcttggccacctccctgaccaaggcccttctcccccgattgctcagtttgactgggcggccagctctaggaagagtcctggtggtttcaaacttcttccatttaagaatgatggagaccactgttcttggggaccttcaatgctgcagacattttttggtacccttcccctaaTTTGTGCCCCAACACTATTCTGTttgagctttacggacaattccttcaacctcatggctcggtttttgttctgacatgcactgtcaactgtggggccttatatagatTGGTGTGAGCGtttccatatcatgtccaatcaattgaatttaccacaggtggactcccaagttggagaaacagctcaaggatgatcaatggaaacaggatgtacctgagctcaatttcaagtctcatagtaaagggtctgaataattatgtaaataagttatttctgttaattttttgtaaaaatgtctaaacctgtttttccttcgtcattatgggttattgtgtgtagattgatgaggaacatgatctaatccattttagaataaggctgtaaggtaacaaaatgtggaaaaagtgaatgggtctgcactttctgaatgcactgtacacagatAAATCATTTAGATAATATACATTTATTAGACAGATATGGGTGTGTTGTCCAACCTGCTGTTATGTTGCCTACTGTTCTTTGCTCCTGCAGGACAACAGTGCAGCGATAGTCGACCATATCTTTGCCAGTAACAGTGTGGTGTGTCCTGCTATCCCTGTCTATCACCTCAGAGACCTGATCAAGAGGTAAcaacattcattcattcattcattcattcattcatatgcATTTTGTTTTAGTTTGTGCATAAATGCAGACATTTGATCCATTGTGGCAAATTGACTTTGCTCCCTTAAACATAAGTTGTCATTTTCAAAATTGTAAACTTATTGAAATGCATGTGATGATTTTCCTGAGAGAGGGGTTCCTAACGTTGACATTATTGTTTGTGTGCACCTGCAGCATGCttcacaatgaccccaagcacagaGGCACAGCTGAGACGGCCCTGCTTAGCCCTTTCTTCAGTATTCCCTTTGGTAAGTCAGAAACACCAATACAAAGTCCACAGcagacattttgttgtgttacaaactggattttaaatggatttaataGTTTTTAtttgtcattgatctacacaaactactccataatgtcaacgtgagaaaaaaaatctacaaatgcttacaaatgtaataaaaatatagTCGTTGCACAAGTATTCACCCCATTTTGTTTAGGCAAGGCTAAAATAGTTCAGGAGTCaaatttggcttaacaaatcacataaatgAAATAATAGCGGTTGACAGAATTTTTGAATGACgatcccttcctctgtccacatACATACAAcatttgtaaggtccctcagtcaagtattgcatTTAAAGCACAGATTCATCAACAAAGACCCGGGAGCTTTTCGAAAGTCAGGGCAGTGATTAGTTTTGtttttcataaaaatacaaacatttttCTAACacgttttaaaaaatgttttatttcacctttatttaaccaggtaggctagttgagaacaagttctcatttgcaactgcgacctggctttGACTTTGACATGTATTAGAATTTTGTGTGGATATTTGACAAAAAAAAGTACAAattaattttaatcccactttgtaacccAATAAAATAAGAAATCCAAGGGGGGTGGAGTCTTATGATAGGCACTGTACCTCATGCTCAGCCAGCTCATATGATAGCTTGCATTATAGCATAATCTTATCTCTCTCTGCACCTGATCCCAACCTTTTTTTTCCTCTATGCTTGTACTCTACCTCTTTATGATATGCATATAGAATTTTCATAGTAGGGAGGTTGGGTGGAGCTGTATAAACCATAGAGAAGGCTTCTTAAACCTATTGATTGAAGAAATGTGTGACAGCTCCTCACATAGAAGACTTGGTTCTGCTGCCCTCGCCTGTTCTGCGCCTGCTCAACCTGATTGACGACAGCCACCTACACAATGAGGAGGAGTATGAAGGTAGGGAACAGCCTTTTCAAAACAACCTTCTCCACTGACGATACATTTTAAGAACACATTTCTCCTACAGTTGGTCATTTTGAAGATCggagatttttatttttaatttttttttatttcacctttatttaaccaggtaggctagttgagaacaagttctcatttgcaactgcgacctggccaagataaagcatagcagtgtgaacagacaacacagagttacacatggagtaaacaattaacaagtcaataacacagtagaaaaaaaggagagtctatatacattgtgtgcaaaaggtatgaagaggtaggcgaataattacaattttgcagattaacactggagtgataaatgatcagatggtcatgtacaggtagagatactggtgtgcaaaagagcagaaaagtaaataaataaaaacagtatggggatgaggtaggtaaaaatgggtgggctatttaccgatagactatgtacagctgcagcgatcggttagctgctcagatagcagatgtttgaagttggtgagggagataaaagtctccaacttcagcgatttttgcaattcgttccagtcacaggcagcagagaactggaacgaaaggctgccaaatgaggtgttggctttagggatgatcagtgagatacacctgctggagcgcgtgttacaggtgggtgttgccatcgtgaccagtgaactgagataaggcggagctttacctagcatggacttgtagataacctggagccagtgggtctggcgacgaatatgtagcgagggccagccgactagagcatacaggtcgcagtggtgggtggtataaggtgctttagtgacaaaacggatggcactgtgataaactgcatccagtttgctgagtagagtgttggaggcaattttgtagatgacatcgccgaagtcgaggatcggtaggatagtcagttttactagggtaagtttggcggcgtgagtgaaggaggctttgttgcggaatagaaagccgactctagatttgattttcgattggagatgtttgatatgagtctggaaggagagtttacagtctagccagacacctaggtacttatagatgtccacatattcaaggtcggaaccatccagggctggtgatgctagtcaggcgtgcgggtgcaggcagcaaacggttgaaaagcatgcatttggttttactagcgtttaagagcagttggaggccaaggaaggagtgttgtatggcattgaagctcgtttggaggttagatagcacagtgtccggGCCGGAAGTAtgtagaatggtgtcgtctgcgtagaggtggatcagggaatcgcccgcagcaagagcaacatcattgatatatacagagaaaagagtcggcccgagaattgaaccctgtggcacccccatagatactgccagaggaccggacagcatgccctccgatttgacacactgaactctgtctgcaaagtagttggtgaaccaggcaaggcagtcatcagaaaaaccgaagctactgagtctgccgataagaatatggtgattgacagagtcgaaagccttggcaaggtcgatgaagacggctgcacagtactgtcttttatcgatggcggttatgatatcgtttagtaccttgagcgtggctgaggtgcacccgtgaccggctcggaaatcagattgcacagcggagaaggtacggtgggattcgagatggtcagtgatctgtttgttgacttggatttcgaagaccttagatatgcagagcaggatggatataggtctgtaacagtttgggtccagggtgtctccccctttgaagagggggatgactgcggcagctttccaatcctttccaatctcagacgatatgaaagagaggttgaacaggctggtaatgggggttgcgacaatggcggcggatagtttcagaaatagggggtccagattgtcaagcccagctgatttgtacgggtccaggttttgcagctctttcagaacatctgctatctggatttgggtaaaggagaacctggcgATGGAAATACACTGGGGCTCGTGGTACCACAAGTCAGTGCCACAAGTCATTGGTGAACTAAACCATATGATGAGGCTATATATAGACTGTGATATGACGTTGCTACGAGCAGCAGCAAGACTATGCACTAACAGAGTATCTGTACATGTGGGACCAAAACAGCTGAGAAGTTTGTCTGcgctcttagttgttgcggaaGTCTGCACAATTCTGCTGTGCACTTTATGTGTCGCTGACTCTAGCTTTTAAAGGGACACTGCAATATTCTGTCAATTAAGACATgtttctacttacccagagtcaggtTAACTTGTGGTTAAAATGTTTGTCTCTGCatgcagtatgaaggaagttagaggtagttttgcgagtGTACCGGTAGACTTCCAGTCAgttaacactagttagcattggcttgcaaaactacactgcctacagaaagtattcataccccttgacttattccacattttgttgcgttacagccggaattcaaaatttatgaaatagatttttttctctcacccatctacatacaataccccataatgacaaagtgaaaacatgtttttagaaatgttggctaatttatttaaaatgaaatgcataaatatctcatttacataagtattcatatccctgagtcaatacatgttagaatcacctttggcaacgattacagttgtaagtctctaagagcattgcacacctggattgtacaatatttgcagttttttattttattcttcaagctctgtcaagttggttgttgatcattgctagacagccattttcaagttttgccatagatCTTCAAGGTGATTTACATTCAAACTGTAAttaggccactcgggaacattcaaggTCGTCTTGgtaagtgtaaccgatgtgaaatggctagctagttaagggtggtgcgcgctaatagtgtttcaatcggtgacgtcacttgctctgagaccttgaagtagtggttccccttgctctgcaagggccgcgggcttttgtggagcgatgggtaacgatgcttcatgggtgtcagttgtctatgtgtgcagagggcCCCTGGTTCGGGCccgggtaggggcgaggggacggactaaagttaaaCTCTTACATAAGCAACTCGTGTAAatatggccttgtgttttaggttattgtcctgctgaaaggtacatttgtctgcctgtgtctggtggaaagcagactgaaccaggttttcctctaggattctgtctgtgcttaactctattccgtttctttttatcctaaataaAAACTCCCTTGCCGATGacgagcatacccataacatgttgCAGCCACTACCATGCTTGAAAACATGAGTGGTACTCTGTGATGTGTTatgttggatttgtcccaaacgcaacactttgtattcaggaaataaagttaatttctttgccatttTTCTTTGCAGTTTCACTTTAGTGCAATATTGCATAAAGGATGCATTTTCAGGACAGGCTGCCGccttttcactctgtaatttaggttagtgttgtggagtaactacaatgttgttgaaccatcctcagtgttctcatattacagccattaaacaccctctaactgttttaaagtcaccattgtcctcatggtgaaatccctgagcggtttatTTCCTCTCCGACAACAGAGTTAaaaaggacacctgtatctttgtagtgactgtgggTATTGctacaccatctaaagtgtaattaataatttcaccatgctcaaagggttattcaatgtctgctttttatttttacccatctaccaataggtgcctttctttgaGAGGTATtagaaaacctctctggtctttgtggttgaatctattTGATATTCACTGCTTGACTTCGGGACCtttcagataattgtatgtgtgggatacagagatggggtagtcattaaaaaatgatGTCAAACACGTTGATTGCAGACAGTGAGTCTATGCAACTTTATTATGTGacctgttaagcacatttttacttctgaacttatttaggcttgccataacaaaggggttgaatacttattgactcaaccTGAAATGTTGATTTTTAATGACTTAACAatatcattccactttgacattgtgtgtaggccagagaCGAAGTCAAACTGGAATACATTTTAAATAGGGGCTGTCACACagcaacatttggaaaaagtcaacgggtgtgaatcatttctgaaggcactgtacatctaacttccttcatactgtgagcaaaaacatttttatctgcttctgggtaagtagaaaaatATAATAATTGCCAGAATCGTGCAGTATCCTTTTAAAACATATGATCAGATGCTACATtgtgaataaaaaaaacacatggaaatgacACCATTTGTTTTGTGTCAAAAATGCCTCTGAAAATGTGACTTTCGATCAAAATTatgctgttgtgttgtcagaCATCTTGGAGGACATGAAGGAGGAGTGCCAGAAGTACGGCTCTGTGGTCTCTCTTCTCATTCCCAAGGAGAACCCAGGCAAAGGACAGGTAAGACACACACTATCCCCATAACCAGGGGTCTATTGTCATTTAAATACTTCCATACAAATTAGAGATTTGTACATATTGTAGATCTGCATTTTTACTGCCTTGtcttaatctgtgtgtgtgtgtttcccccaGGTGTTTGTAGAATATGCTAACGCAGGCGACTCCAAAGAGGCCCAGAGACTGCTGACAGGACGGACCTTTGACAGGAAGTTTGTCGTTGCCACATTCTACCCCCTGAGTGCTTACAAGAGAGGCTACTTGTACCAGACCGtgcagtgaacacacacacacacgcgcactgaGAGCTCACACACCGTTAGTTGAAGCGCCTAGGCCCCATTCAGTCAGTCTCTGTCATGGTGTgtatacttacagttgaagttggaagtttacatacacttaggttggagtcattaaaactcatttttcaaccactccacacatttcttgttaacaaactatagttttggcaagtcagttaggacatctactttgtgcatgacacaagtcatttttccaacaattgtttacagagattatttcacttattacttgtgtcactgtgtcacaattccattgggtcagaagtttacatgcactaagttgactgtgccttgaaacagcttgaaaaattccagaaagcttctgataggctaattgacataatttgagtccattggatgtgtagctgtggatgtatttcaaggcctaccttcaaaatcagtgcctctttgcttgacatcatgggaaaatctaaagatatcagccaagacctcagaaaaatattgtagacctccacaagtctggttcatcattgggagcaatttccaaacgcctgaagataccacattcacctgtacaaacaatagtacgcaagtataaacacccttggaccagccgtcataccgctcaggaaggagatgtgttctgtctcctagagatgaatgtactttggttcgaaaagtgcaaatcaatcccagaacaacagcaaaggaccctgtgaagatgctggaagaaactggtacaaatgtatctatatccacagtgaaacgagtcctatatcgacataacctgaagggccgctctgcaaggaagaagccactgctccaaaaccgccataaaaaagccagactaccatttgcaactgcacatggggacaaagatagtactttatggagaaatgtcctctgatccactgggaatgtgatgaaataaaagctgaaatcattctctttact harbors:
- the LOC110524576 gene encoding serine/threonine-protein kinase Kist; protein product: MAHCSSSDPSGKIPRPDSSAVLMAGSPGTVDQAMKPVLFEIFGEIWNVQARLGQGVSASVYRVSSGRTSTAAVKEFLADAQGGDYGYHKERSVLEDIQGHKNIVTLYGVFTNHSHVGVATRCLLLELLDVSVSELLVSTQGQVGSGGAQQQGHSMWLVQHCARDILEALAFLHREGYVHADLKPRNVLWSADDECFKLIDFGLSFKEGNQDVKYIQTDGYRAPEAELQNSLAQAGLEAEGNSGCSATVDLWSLGIILLEMYSGIKLKDIVRSPKWKDNSAAIVDHIFASNSVVCPAIPVYHLRDLIKSMLHNDPKHRGTAETALLSPFFSIPFAPHIEDLVLLPSPVLRLLNLIDDSHLHNEEEYEDILEDMKEECQKYGSVVSLLIPKENPGKGQVFVEYANAGDSKEAQRLLTGRTFDRKFVVATFYPLSAYKRGYLYQTVQ